In Streptomyces sp. RFCAC02, the following proteins share a genomic window:
- a CDS encoding TrkA C-terminal domain-containing protein, whose protein sequence is MVTRRTPLPGVGTQYDVATRDGRHISVVAHDDGRRFLSFFDPEDPDACACTVPLEAEEAARLASVMAPQAAEAAIPVAELGLDLVTERIPIEPDSPYRGRPMGDTKARTRTGVSIVAVLRRTGAHPSPGPDFRLEAGDMLLVVGTREGVDDLADIIAGA, encoded by the coding sequence ATGGTGACGCGACGCACCCCGTTGCCGGGCGTCGGCACCCAGTACGACGTGGCCACCCGGGACGGGCGACACATCTCGGTCGTCGCCCATGACGACGGGCGGCGCTTCCTGAGCTTCTTCGACCCCGAGGACCCCGACGCGTGCGCCTGCACCGTCCCGCTGGAGGCCGAGGAGGCGGCGCGGCTCGCCTCCGTGATGGCGCCCCAGGCCGCCGAGGCCGCGATACCGGTGGCCGAACTGGGCCTCGACCTGGTCACCGAACGCATCCCGATCGAGCCCGACTCGCCCTACCGCGGCCGTCCCATGGGGGACACCAAGGCCAGGACCAGGACGGGCGTCTCGATCGTTGCCGTGCTGCGCAGGACCGGCGCGCACCCCTCCCCCGGGCCGGACTTCCGTTTGGAGGCAGGTGACATGTTGCTGGTCGTCGGCACCCGGGAGGGTGTGGACGATCTGGCCGACATCATCGCGGGAGCGTGA
- a CDS encoding winged helix-turn-helix domain-containing protein, whose product MTADDSWKPQADPATDVVLDARGLRVLAHPLRLRLLRLLRQGPATATGLAQRTGLTSGATSYHMRQLAAVGLVAEDTERGNARDRWWRAVHRRTLFSDLDLAHSEPEATLAYLLSVAASHAETARNTLDALDAMPERWQEVTWFSDATLRLTPEETKRMLHEVHEVVSRYRNETAEGVPDAPEGAGRVSLIMQLLPDPRSVPETDGAR is encoded by the coding sequence ATGACCGCAGACGACTCCTGGAAACCGCAGGCCGACCCCGCCACCGACGTCGTCCTCGACGCGCGCGGGCTCCGGGTCCTCGCCCACCCGCTGCGCCTCCGGCTCCTCCGGCTGCTCCGCCAGGGACCCGCCACCGCCACCGGCCTCGCCCAGCGCACCGGCCTCACCTCCGGCGCCACCAGCTACCACATGCGGCAGCTCGCCGCCGTCGGCCTCGTCGCCGAGGACACCGAACGGGGCAACGCCCGCGACCGCTGGTGGCGCGCCGTCCACCGCCGCACCCTGTTCTCCGACCTCGACCTGGCGCACAGCGAGCCCGAGGCGACCCTCGCCTACCTGCTGTCCGTCGCCGCCTCCCACGCCGAGACCGCGCGGAACACGCTCGACGCACTCGACGCCATGCCGGAGCGGTGGCAGGAGGTCACCTGGTTCAGCGACGCCACCCTGCGCCTCACACCCGAGGAGACGAAGCGGATGCTCCACGAGGTGCACGAGGTCGTCTCCCGCTACCGGAACGAGACGGCCGAGGGCGTGCCCGACGCCCCGGAGGGCGCGGGCCGCGTGTCGCTGATCATGCAGCTCCTGCCGGACCCGCGGTCCGTGCCCGAGACCGACGGCGCGCGGTGA
- a CDS encoding cation:proton antiporter → MHDTTTMLIELGAVVLGLGLVGRLAGRLSLSPIPLYLLIGLAFGHGGLVPLSTTEDFIEVGAEIGVILLLLMLGLEYTATELVDSLKTQYPSGIVDLVLNATPGAVAGLLLGWGPVGALALAGVTYISSSGVIAKILTEMKRLGNRETPVILGILVIEDLTMAVYLPVLSTVLAGVGLASGSLTLAIALGTAGVALFVALRHGRFISKAVSSDNAEMLLLVVLGLTLLVAGVAQRLQVSAAVGAFLVGIALSGEVAHTTRRLFMPLRDLFAAVFFVFFGLSTNPSDIPPVIVPALLLAIVTAGTKIATGWYAARRAGIGTRGRWRAGGALVARGEFSIVIAGLASATEPRVAPVATAYVLILVIVGPFATRWTEPVARKAAEWREARRPVEAAQVVGEPRGAESGV, encoded by the coding sequence GTGCACGACACAACTACCATGCTGATCGAACTTGGAGCCGTCGTCCTGGGCCTCGGGCTCGTCGGACGTCTGGCGGGACGGCTCAGTCTCTCCCCCATCCCGCTGTATCTGCTGATAGGACTCGCCTTCGGACACGGCGGGCTCGTCCCCCTGTCCACGACGGAGGACTTCATCGAGGTCGGCGCCGAGATCGGCGTCATCCTCCTGCTGCTCATGCTCGGCCTCGAGTACACCGCGACCGAGCTGGTGGACAGCCTCAAGACGCAGTACCCGTCCGGCATCGTGGACCTCGTCCTGAACGCCACCCCGGGCGCGGTCGCGGGCCTGCTCCTCGGCTGGGGGCCGGTGGGCGCGCTCGCCCTCGCCGGCGTCACGTACATCTCGTCGTCCGGCGTGATCGCGAAGATCCTCACCGAGATGAAGCGGCTCGGCAACCGCGAGACGCCCGTCATCCTCGGCATCCTCGTCATCGAGGACCTGACGATGGCCGTCTACCTGCCGGTGCTGTCCACCGTCCTGGCCGGCGTGGGGCTGGCCAGCGGCAGTCTGACGCTCGCGATAGCGCTCGGCACGGCCGGCGTGGCGCTGTTCGTGGCGCTGCGGCACGGCCGGTTCATCAGCAAGGCCGTCTCCTCCGACAACGCGGAGATGCTGCTGCTCGTCGTCCTCGGTCTGACGCTGCTGGTCGCCGGTGTCGCGCAGCGCCTCCAGGTGTCGGCGGCGGTCGGCGCGTTCCTCGTCGGCATCGCCCTGTCCGGGGAGGTCGCGCACACCACGCGGCGCCTGTTCATGCCGCTGCGGGACCTGTTCGCGGCCGTGTTCTTCGTCTTCTTCGGCCTCTCGACGAACCCGTCGGACATCCCGCCGGTCATCGTCCCGGCGCTGCTGCTCGCCATCGTCACGGCGGGCACGAAGATCGCGACCGGCTGGTACGCGGCACGGCGCGCCGGTATCGGGACGCGCGGGCGGTGGCGGGCCGGCGGCGCGCTCGTGGCGCGCGGCGAGTTCTCCATCGTGATAGCGGGCCTGGCGTCCGCGACGGAGCCGCGTGTGGCACCGGTGGCGACCGCGTACGTGCTGATCCTCGTGATCGTCGGCCCGTTCGCGACCCGCTGGACGGAGCCGGTGGCGCGGAAGGCCGCCGAGTGGCGCGAGGCGCGCCGCCCGGTGGAGGCGGCGCAGGTCGTCGGCGAGCCGCGGGGTGCCGAGTCCGGCGTGTGA
- a CDS encoding MFS transporter, whose product MAGARPLGGLLAAVAVSQTGTRLSAIALPWFVLASGGGAARTGLVAFCEMTPYVLVKLLSGPVVDRAGPRVVSWTTDLVSASCVLLVPLLHGAGALPFWLLLVLVACIGAARGPGDLAKGVMVPAAADLSGVPLERATGLSGVVERLAGTVGPAAGGALIAVTGAMAGLVANAVCFALGSLLIAAALPRGLGGRAAGAAPRAPDPAERGSGYRRRFAEGLAFLRGEPMLLGLVLLVGFTNFLDAAYSAVLLPVWAQESGHGTPAIGLLAGTFGGAAVCGSLVAATYAHRLRRRPVFFLSFLIGGAPRFLALAFSADGTVPLWAVVPVFAVGGFGSGFLNPIIGAMSFERIPRDMLGRVQAIGASVAFAGIPLGGLMAGALVGTVGIVPVIVAAAVLYFTATTAPALLPAWRSMERTPQPLPTPA is encoded by the coding sequence ATGGCGGGCGCGCGCCCCCTGGGCGGCCTGCTCGCCGCCGTCGCCGTCTCCCAGACGGGGACCCGGCTGTCGGCGATCGCCCTGCCGTGGTTCGTGCTGGCCTCCGGCGGCGGGGCGGCCCGCACCGGACTGGTCGCCTTCTGCGAGATGACGCCGTACGTCCTGGTCAAACTGCTGTCCGGGCCGGTCGTGGACCGGGCGGGTCCCCGCGTCGTGTCGTGGACCACCGATCTCGTCAGCGCTTCCTGCGTCCTGCTTGTTCCGCTGCTGCACGGTGCCGGGGCGCTGCCGTTCTGGCTGCTGCTGGTCCTCGTCGCGTGCATCGGAGCGGCACGCGGCCCCGGCGACCTGGCGAAAGGCGTCATGGTCCCGGCGGCGGCCGACCTGTCCGGCGTTCCCCTGGAACGGGCGACGGGCCTGTCCGGTGTCGTGGAACGGCTCGCCGGCACGGTCGGCCCGGCCGCCGGCGGCGCGCTGATCGCCGTGACCGGCGCCATGGCCGGCCTCGTGGCGAACGCGGTGTGCTTCGCGCTCGGCTCCCTCCTCATCGCCGCCGCCCTGCCGCGCGGCCTGGGCGGCAGGGCGGCGGGCGCGGCGCCGCGGGCGCCGGACCCGGCGGAGCGCGGGTCCGGGTACCGGCGGCGCTTCGCGGAAGGGCTGGCGTTCCTGCGCGGGGAGCCGATGCTCCTCGGCCTCGTCCTCCTCGTCGGCTTCACGAACTTCCTCGACGCCGCGTACAGCGCGGTCCTGCTGCCGGTATGGGCGCAGGAATCGGGGCACGGGACGCCCGCGATCGGCCTGCTCGCGGGCACCTTCGGGGGCGCGGCAGTGTGCGGAAGCCTGGTGGCCGCCACGTACGCGCACCGGCTGCGGCGGCGGCCGGTGTTCTTCCTGAGCTTCCTGATCGGCGGGGCGCCCAGGTTCCTGGCGCTGGCCTTCTCGGCCGACGGCACCGTGCCGCTGTGGGCGGTCGTACCCGTCTTCGCGGTCGGCGGTTTCGGCTCCGGCTTCCTCAACCCGATCATCGGCGCCATGTCGTTCGAGCGCATACCCCGGGACATGCTGGGCCGGGTACAGGCCATCGGCGCGTCGGTGGCGTTCGCCGGCATACCGCTCGGCGGCCTGATGGCCGGCGCCCTGGTGGGCACGGTCGGCATCGTCCCGGTGATCGTGGCGGCAGCCGTCCTCTACTTCACGGCGACGACAGCACCGGCACTGCTACCGGCCTGGCGCTCCATGGAACGCACACCCCAGCCACTGCCGACCCCCGCCTGA
- a CDS encoding aldo/keto reductase yields the protein MEYTRLGGSGLTVSRIVLGCMSFGDPERGPHAWSLGIDDARPLVRAAIEAGITTFDTANSYSLGDSEVITGRLIGEFARRDDVVIATKVYGRMGDGPKDSGLSRAAILTQADASLRRLGTDYIDLYQIHRWDPAVPIEETMEALNDLVRAGKVRYIGASSMWTWQFAKAQHAADLHGWTRFVSMQDQYSLIMREEEREMLPYCADQGVGVLPWSPLARGRLARPAGDTSTHRSGTDHFGQQLYRQQEESDRRVIEEVGAIAAERGVTRAQVALAWVLHQHPVTAPIVGVTKRTHLDDAVASVGLDLSAEELERLAAPYVPRLPEGF from the coding sequence ATGGAGTACACACGGCTGGGCGGCTCGGGTCTCACGGTCTCGCGGATCGTGCTGGGCTGCATGAGCTTCGGCGACCCGGAACGCGGCCCCCACGCGTGGTCGCTCGGCATCGACGACGCCCGCCCCCTCGTCCGGGCCGCGATCGAGGCGGGCATCACCACCTTCGACACCGCGAACTCCTACTCCCTCGGCGACAGCGAGGTCATCACCGGCCGGCTGATCGGCGAGTTCGCGCGCCGCGACGACGTGGTCATCGCGACCAAGGTCTACGGCCGCATGGGCGACGGGCCGAAGGACAGCGGCCTGTCGCGCGCCGCGATCCTCACCCAGGCCGACGCCAGCCTGCGCCGCCTCGGCACCGACTACATCGACCTCTACCAGATCCACCGCTGGGACCCGGCCGTCCCGATCGAGGAGACGATGGAGGCGCTGAACGACCTGGTGCGCGCCGGGAAGGTCCGCTACATCGGGGCCTCGTCCATGTGGACGTGGCAGTTCGCGAAGGCCCAGCACGCCGCCGACCTGCACGGCTGGACCCGCTTCGTCTCCATGCAGGACCAGTACAGCCTGATCATGCGCGAGGAGGAGCGCGAGATGCTGCCGTACTGCGCCGACCAGGGCGTCGGCGTCCTGCCGTGGAGCCCCCTCGCGCGCGGCCGGCTCGCCCGCCCCGCCGGCGACACGTCGACGCACCGCAGCGGGACCGACCACTTCGGGCAGCAGCTCTACCGGCAGCAGGAGGAGTCCGACCGCCGCGTCATCGAGGAGGTCGGCGCCATCGCGGCCGAACGCGGCGTGACGCGCGCGCAGGTCGCCCTCGCCTGGGTGCTGCACCAGCACCCGGTCACCGCCCCGATCGTCGGCGTCACGAAGCGGACGCACCTCGACGACGCGGTCGCGTCCGTCGGCCTCGACCTGTCCGCCGAAGAGCTGGAACGGCTCGCCGCGCCCTACGTTCCGCGCCTGCCCGAAGGCTTCTGA
- a CDS encoding FGGY-family carbohydrate kinase: MGIVAGLDSSSVHTRIVVCDTDTGQVIRQGLAEHPAADSVPGSWLLSLGEAADGGMLEGVTAIGVTAQPLGVVPLDADGQPVGPDLEAGEDRARGAALGLVEALGGPAAWAEAVGCVPQSKHPVTWLRRLAREEPESAKRVRSVLQAQDWLVWQLLGRPERRTTDRGCASATGYWSAASESWRYELAELALGHPVTLPEVIGHAEAAGRTPEGLLIPAGTGETMAAALGLGVGPGDAVVSLGASGSVCAVHDEALTDSTGTITSFADATGRHLPAVRTLNATRVLRGTAELLGIDLAALSDLALRSTPGAHGLVFLPYLAGERTPDLPHTAGTLSGLRRESMKPEHLARAAFEGMLCGLADAAGVLRDRGVRIDRVFLLGPAAELPAVKALAPAILGAQVIVPDPADYTAIGAARQAAWAQGVADGTLTPQEPPAWPSAPGDVLDPGDELPVGTAVRQQYAAVRDETHPGAFGA, encoded by the coding sequence ATGGGAATAGTCGCCGGCCTCGACAGCTCGTCCGTCCACACCCGCATCGTCGTCTGCGACACGGACACGGGGCAGGTGATCCGGCAGGGGCTGGCGGAGCATCCGGCCGCCGACAGCGTTCCCGGCTCCTGGCTGCTGTCGCTCGGCGAGGCCGCGGACGGCGGCATGCTGGAGGGCGTCACGGCGATCGGCGTCACCGCGCAGCCCCTCGGCGTCGTCCCGCTCGACGCGGACGGCCAGCCCGTCGGCCCCGATCTGGAAGCGGGCGAGGACCGGGCGCGCGGCGCGGCGCTCGGTCTCGTGGAGGCGCTGGGCGGGCCTGCCGCGTGGGCGGAGGCCGTCGGCTGCGTCCCGCAGTCCAAGCACCCCGTCACATGGCTGCGGCGGCTCGCCCGCGAGGAGCCGGAGTCCGCGAAGCGCGTGCGGTCCGTCCTGCAGGCCCAGGACTGGCTCGTGTGGCAGCTCCTGGGCCGGCCGGAGCGCCGCACCACGGACCGGGGCTGCGCCTCGGCGACCGGTTACTGGTCGGCCGCCTCCGAGTCGTGGCGGTACGAGCTGGCCGAGCTGGCCCTCGGCCACCCGGTGACGCTGCCCGAGGTCATCGGCCACGCGGAGGCCGCCGGCCGTACGCCCGAGGGCCTCCTCATCCCGGCCGGCACGGGCGAGACGATGGCGGCGGCCCTCGGCCTCGGCGTCGGCCCGGGGGACGCGGTCGTGTCCCTCGGCGCCTCCGGGTCGGTGTGCGCGGTGCACGACGAGGCGCTGACCGACTCGACGGGCACCATCACGTCGTTCGCCGACGCCACGGGCCGCCACCTGCCGGCCGTCCGCACCCTCAACGCGACGCGCGTCCTGCGCGGCACGGCCGAACTCCTCGGCATCGACCTCGCGGCCCTCTCCGACCTCGCGCTGCGGTCGACGCCGGGCGCGCACGGGCTGGTGTTCCTCCCCTACCTCGCCGGCGAACGCACCCCCGACCTGCCGCACACCGCCGGCACGCTGTCCGGGCTGCGGCGGGAGAGCATGAAGCCGGAGCATCTGGCGCGTGCCGCGTTCGAGGGCATGCTGTGCGGACTGGCGGACGCGGCGGGCGTACTGCGTGACCGGGGAGTGCGGATCGACCGCGTGTTCCTGCTGGGTCCGGCCGCCGAACTGCCGGCCGTCAAGGCCCTGGCCCCGGCGATCCTCGGGGCGCAGGTCATCGTGCCGGACCCGGCGGACTACACCGCGATCGGCGCGGCACGGCAGGCGGCGTGGGCGCAGGGCGTGGCGGACGGGACGCTGACGCCGCAGGAACCGCCGGCGTGGCCGTCCGCGCCTGGCGACGTGCTCGACCCCGGGGACGAACTGCCCGTGGGCACGGCCGTGCGGCAGCAGTACGCGGCCGTGCGGGACGAGACGCACCCGGGCGCGTTCGGCGCCTGA
- a CDS encoding phosphatase PAP2 family protein: MVETADSVRDEHAPRTRRTHPAVLGALWLTAAVLAAHRLADVLRLPSGTRLDGVPAWFHDTSSPLYGDGDGGAGFLGTPFAALVLKPFARAAEDSPSLWACGMLALAAALAYVAVRAAPAVHRPWALPAAFALLTLAIPVRETLTVAHLGLLPVLLALAGWLLSARHPAGAIPLGLAAAFSPPLILFAPLLLLTGRRPAAAWAAGTAALATALTWAAEPDASSTYWLHHTAGTGLTPAPDAVTNQSLHGALLRLGLNGPGEAVLFTALAVAVCVLALRRATRYALDGQPLLAAGITGCAVLAATPVAPQHAQIWLLLTLAGRVGRRTGDRPVWPVVCVFALTLHGDALVPKLDSLAVVGENVPLLCAVLAACAVRFLTRYSGLWSRPASGGLTSRPNLFLELVLIRVGYWAYSWVRSYARGDRDTAEAHGHQILDIERFLHIDIEHGLNHAVADTPWLSAAMDFAYASFHFAVPLTILGWLLVRHPGTYRAARRALGFVTLFGLVGFWLYPLAPPRLMPGLGYIDTANGPQDLNDPRYGALTGITNPYAAMPSLHIGWSLWCALILWRAAPYRWLRIAGFAYPVTTAFVIMGTGNHYLLDAVGGVAVVLLGFLTSTTIGRAIAAHEKADTLRRQHTPAPTPPPTHTPTPEPTQHA, encoded by the coding sequence GTGGTGGAGACGGCGGACAGCGTCCGGGACGAGCACGCGCCCCGCACACGGCGGACGCACCCCGCCGTCCTCGGCGCCCTGTGGCTCACCGCCGCCGTCCTCGCCGCCCACCGGCTCGCCGACGTACTGCGGCTGCCCTCCGGCACCCGCCTCGACGGCGTCCCGGCCTGGTTCCACGACACGTCGAGCCCTCTGTACGGCGACGGTGACGGCGGTGCCGGCTTCCTGGGCACGCCGTTCGCCGCGCTCGTGCTGAAACCGTTCGCCAGGGCCGCCGAAGACAGTCCTTCCCTATGGGCGTGCGGCATGCTCGCCCTCGCGGCGGCCCTGGCGTACGTGGCCGTACGTGCCGCCCCCGCCGTTCACCGGCCTTGGGCGCTGCCTGCTGCGTTCGCCCTGCTGACCCTCGCGATCCCGGTACGCGAAACCCTCACCGTCGCACACCTCGGGCTGCTCCCCGTCCTGCTCGCCCTGGCGGGCTGGCTGCTGTCCGCGCGCCACCCGGCGGGCGCCATCCCGCTGGGCCTGGCCGCCGCGTTCAGCCCCCCACTGATCCTCTTCGCCCCGCTCCTGCTGCTGACGGGTCGCCGCCCCGCCGCCGCGTGGGCCGCCGGCACGGCCGCCCTCGCCACGGCCCTCACCTGGGCTGCGGAACCCGACGCGTCCTCCACCTACTGGCTTCACCACACGGCCGGCACGGGCCTGACCCCCGCACCCGACGCCGTGACCAACCAGTCCCTCCACGGCGCCCTGCTGCGCCTCGGCCTCAACGGCCCGGGGGAGGCCGTCCTGTTCACGGCGCTGGCCGTCGCCGTCTGCGTCCTCGCACTGCGGCGCGCCACCCGCTACGCCCTCGACGGCCAGCCGCTCCTGGCCGCCGGCATCACCGGCTGCGCTGTACTGGCCGCCACCCCGGTCGCTCCCCAGCACGCGCAGATCTGGCTGCTCCTCACGCTGGCCGGACGCGTGGGGCGGCGCACGGGGGACCGTCCGGTGTGGCCCGTCGTCTGCGTCTTCGCGCTGACCCTCCACGGTGACGCGCTCGTCCCCAAGCTCGACTCCCTGGCCGTCGTCGGTGAGAACGTCCCGCTGCTGTGCGCCGTCCTGGCCGCCTGCGCCGTACGCTTTCTCACCCGCTACTCCGGCCTCTGGTCCCGCCCGGCCTCCGGAGGGCTCACCTCCCGGCCCAACCTCTTCCTGGAACTCGTCCTCATCCGCGTCGGCTACTGGGCGTACTCCTGGGTCCGCTCCTACGCGCGCGGCGACCGCGACACCGCCGAGGCGCACGGCCACCAGATCCTCGACATCGAACGCTTCCTGCACATCGACATCGAGCACGGCCTCAACCACGCCGTGGCCGACACCCCGTGGCTGTCGGCCGCCATGGACTTCGCCTACGCGTCATTCCACTTCGCGGTGCCGCTGACCATCCTCGGCTGGCTCCTCGTACGGCACCCCGGCACGTACCGCGCCGCGCGGCGCGCGCTCGGCTTCGTCACGCTGTTCGGCCTCGTGGGGTTCTGGCTCTACCCGCTCGCCCCGCCGCGCCTCATGCCGGGCCTCGGCTACATCGACACGGCGAACGGCCCGCAGGACCTCAACGACCCGCGCTACGGCGCCCTCACCGGCATCACGAACCCGTACGCCGCCATGCCGTCCCTGCACATCGGCTGGTCACTGTGGTGCGCCCTCATCCTGTGGCGCGCGGCGCCCTACCGCTGGCTGCGGATCGCGGGATTCGCGTACCCGGTGACGACGGCCTTCGTGATCATGGGCACGGGGAACCACTACCTGCTGGACGCGGTGGGCGGAGTGGCCGTCGTCCTGCTGGGCTTCCTGACATCGACCACGATCGGCCGCGCCATCGCCGCACACGAGAAGGCCGACACACTGCGCCGCCAGCACACCCCGGCTCCCACCCCACCCCCCACCCACACACCGACCCCGGAACCAACCCAACACGCCTGA
- a CDS encoding NADP-dependent oxidoreductase — protein sequence MSRAVRFGEYGGVDVLHVDDVERPEPGPGQVLVQVRAAGINPGEAGIREGRLHSLWPATFPSGQGSDLAGVVTDRAPDVADYGPGDEVIGFTDDRASQAEYVAVDARNLTARPAGVPWEVAGALFVAGTTAYACVRAVKVTRGDLVVVAGAAGGVGTLAAQLARNAGATVVGLAGPAHHDWLGEHGIVPVVHGEGVADRLLATAGRAPDAFIDTHGGGYVRLAIELGVRADRINTTIDFEDARRYGTSAEGSSAAADARVLAELAAQLDTGDLDLPIARAYPLEEVRDAYRDLAGGHTLGKIVLIP from the coding sequence ATGTCGCGTGCGGTGAGATTCGGCGAGTACGGCGGCGTTGACGTCCTGCACGTCGACGACGTCGAGCGGCCCGAGCCCGGCCCCGGGCAGGTCCTCGTGCAGGTCAGGGCCGCCGGCATCAACCCCGGCGAGGCCGGTATCCGTGAGGGCCGCCTCCACTCGCTGTGGCCCGCGACGTTCCCCTCCGGCCAGGGCAGCGACCTCGCCGGCGTCGTCACCGACCGGGCTCCGGACGTCGCGGACTACGGCCCCGGCGACGAGGTGATCGGCTTCACCGACGACCGCGCCAGCCAGGCCGAGTACGTCGCCGTCGACGCGCGCAACCTCACCGCCCGCCCGGCCGGCGTGCCGTGGGAGGTGGCCGGGGCGCTGTTCGTCGCCGGCACGACCGCCTACGCGTGCGTCCGGGCCGTGAAGGTGACGCGCGGTGACCTCGTGGTCGTCGCCGGAGCCGCCGGCGGCGTCGGTACGCTCGCCGCCCAGCTCGCCCGCAACGCCGGCGCCACCGTCGTCGGCCTCGCCGGTCCCGCCCACCACGACTGGCTGGGCGAGCACGGCATCGTGCCCGTCGTCCACGGCGAGGGCGTCGCCGACCGGCTCCTCGCGACCGCCGGCCGCGCCCCCGACGCGTTCATCGACACCCACGGCGGCGGCTACGTCCGGCTCGCCATCGAACTCGGCGTCCGCGCGGACCGGATCAACACCACCATCGACTTCGAGGACGCCCGCCGCTACGGCACGTCGGCCGAGGGCAGCAGCGCGGCCGCCGATGCCCGGGTCCTCGCCGAACTGGCGGCGCAGCTCGACACCGGCGACCTCGACCTGCCGATCGCCCGCGCCTACCCGCTGGAGGAGGTCCGCGACGCCTACCGCGACCTGGCGGGCGGCCACACCCTCGGCAAGATCGTCCTGATCCCCTGA